The Euphorbia lathyris chromosome 4, ddEupLath1.1, whole genome shotgun sequence genomic interval TTAGTTCTGATACAGgttttttaatctttaaaaattaagaacagttcttaaaaaaattaaaaacagtttttttcaTGGAGTTCATTAATCAACTGAATAGGCCTATTCACCACTGGTTGGACCTTTTCATGTCTAATTCTTTATGATTTTGAGTCGTATCTATGACAGAATCGGATTAAATCGTACGAGTATGATTTTGAGTCATATCTATGATAGAATCGGATTGAATCGTACGAGTCGCGACTAGTAGGAGTCTAACAACTACCCTAAACTACATAAACTTACATATGCCATTTTTTGAATAAAGGCGGGCACCCaggcatcccaactaggttagCACCCCCGGAGCTCGATAAACAAACTTACATATGTCATTAATAAACTATTAACTAACTTTTGACTTAAATGATAACTAGTCCCTAAACTACATAAATCTTACTTCTAATATCTATTCAGTTTCAATCGTGAACATCCCAATCCaattagtttaatttaatgGTGGAATTTGAATAGAAGATAAGGAGATTGGaccttttattttgtttttaatttattactaaTTAGTGGCCACAGTATAAGCTAGGTCAATTATTTTTACATGCACTACTCAAGGTTCGTATTCTGatcatcttttttttcttttcatattctctttagATAATTCATTTTTAAGTAAGCTTTTTGCATACACTAAcaattaaattcaaaatctaatttaagtacctaaaaaaacaaacaactaATCATTGGAATAGGACTAGTGCCACCAAGATCACCATAAAACGTGTTCCACATTAGTAATGATCCAAGTAATTATATCATGTTTAGTTGGTCATCCAATCAATCACTCTGTTAGATTTCTACTTTAAAACATCTATATTCTCAACACCGACTCAATCCAGTTACTAGAAGCAAATTCTATCAATATCAGAAGTCAAAAGATGAAGAGTTGTGCTTATTTTGGTAGGAAACTAGAGCATCTTTGTAACTTCAAGAAATCCTGCAAAACCTTAAACATTGGTGCCTTGATCTATAAAACCAACCCTTTCTGGATTCAACTTGTTTACTATCTATTCCTCTCTGTTCTTGGCTACTTAGCATTGAAAATCTCAAAGCCATGAACAGCTGAAACACTTAATGACCTTGACATCTTCTTCACTTCTGTCTCTTCTGCCACAGTTTCAAGCATGGGAACACTTGAAATGGAGGTCTTCTCCAATTCCCAACTTATAATCATTACCATTTTGATGTTAGTTGGTGGAGAAATCTTCCTTTCCATGCTTGGCCTTCTCTTTGCACTACACAAAACTGTATCATCCGTATCAGGGTCCAAAAAAATCCATTTTCCTGGTACTTCTTTACACGAATTGGCTTCGTTTTCGGGTGATTCTGATCAGAAACCCGAAAACGACGTTGAAGATAACACTACCTTGTCATTAGGCAATAGTAGTGATAGTTTAAAGTTTGCAGGAATTAAGAGTCTTGGTTATGTGGTTTTGGGTTACTTATTAGTAGTTCATTTAATTGGTTCTAGTTCAGTAGCTATTTATGCAAATTTAGTACCATCGGTTAGGAAATTACTAGCTCAAAAAGGAATCAATCTCAGAACATTTTCAATTTTCGTCACAGCAAGTACTTTTGCCAATTGTGGTTTTATACCGACGAATGAAAATATGataatttttaagaaaaattcAGGACTTCTTTGGCTTCTAATGCTTCAAACTCTTTTGGGAAACACATTATATGCACCTAGTTTAAGATTTCTTATCTGGGTTTTGGAAAAATTCACAAAAAGAGAGGAGTTTAATTACATGTTGAGAAATACTAGTAGAGACACAGGACTAGGATATTCCCATTTGATGTCAAGTGTTCGTTGCTGGTCCATAGCTATGACAGCTTTTGGATTCATAGCGCTGCAATTCGTGGTGTTTTGTTGTCTGGAATGGAATTCTCCATTGATGGATGGGTTGAATGCTTATGAAAAGATTGTCGCTGTAATGTTTGAAGTGGTGAATTCAAGACATAGTGGTGAATCTGTTTTTGACCTCTCTGCCATCTCTCCTGCAATCTTGGTGATTTTCGTTGTCATGATGTGAGTTCATTCCTCTCTACCACATATGTTATCAAACATTCAAACAAATACTGGTaaaatttattctttttttttccataaattTCATCATGCAATGAAGGTGGAGGGATAGGGAGTCATGGAGGGTAGGTTGACCCCTCCAACTAAGGCAGTATTGGTCCAGattatagaagaaaaaaaatagaattagcGACACAATAATTCCGCCGTTAAAAGTACACTTTTGTTCAGTAACTCTGCATTACCGACAAAGGTATTCTGATCTGTTGTGGATTTGGCATCGGCGACGGAAATATCCGTAGTGCTTAGTCAGAATATTATTCTCTTTTGGAAAGATGGTATATATACGCATGAATATAGTGTAGGAATATAAAGGAAAAGGAGAAGACTTTTATACAGAATTGACTGGAAAATTTCAGAAAACTCGTAATCTTCCTGCAAAaacacaaatttttttaataattgagCACGTCAAACACCTTATATCAGTGAATCATATCACTTTATATATATGTGAGATATTATAACTTTTGCAGGTATCTTCCATCGTATACTGCATATTTGCCAATAAATgacgaagaagaagttgaaagaAGTGGGAGAGAAATAAGAAAGAATAAAGTGGTCCAACTTTTGTTATTTTCACAGTTATCGTATCTGATAATTGCTATCGTTCTGGTTTGTATAGTAGAAGCACAAAAACTCAAGAAAGATCCTCTTAATTTCAATGTCTTCAACATCACGATTGAGGTTATAAGGTAGCAACTTTCATCTTCCTTCTATTTTTTTGGTGTTTAACTCTCTCCCAAAAGGCATCTTAAAAGCAAAGGATTATTGTATAATGACTAGACTAACTTATATTGGATATTTAGCACTTTGTTTTAAGAGGATGGGTTAACCTACAACCTTTTACCTTTAAAGTTAAGAGTATTAGAGTTTGCACACATATATAAAAGATGTATGAAAGATAAGAATAAAGCTATGTTCTTCGGTATCTATCTGTTCATGCTTTTTGATGATATGGTTGATTGACATAATGTATATATGGACCATAcctaaaaagggcggcccggtcgcattacgcgtccccgctgagcgagggtccggggaggggtcccaccacaagggtgtattgggggcaagccttccctatATGGACCATACCTATCACTAGGAAAATATATAACAACGTGCTTGATTTGAAAGAAAGTTAGGTGCAtaaaaactctcaaatcaaTAGCAAGTATCCTATTTCAGAGATTCATCATCAAAATAGTGTGATATAGCTAGGAATCCTAGCCTAGGATGTGGATTCTTTGctgtttaatatttatatttttattgtggTTGTAGTGCATATGGAAATGTTGGTTTTTCAACCGGGTATAGCTGCGAAAGACAAATAAAAGCAGAGAGTAATTGCAAAGATGAATGGATTGGATTTGTGGGAAAGTGGAGCAATTTGGGAAAATTCATTCTTATTGTTGTTATGTTCTTTGGAAAGCTTAAGAAGTTCAATCAAAATGGTGGTAAAGCCTGGAAGCTATCCTGATGAACCACACATCAGTATAAAATGTCTTCTATTATTACAAGTAATTGTATTCCTAGTCTAATTATAACCGTTCCGCGCGTATGGTAGTATAGTTTGATTAGAAATTGTATTAGTAGGAGTGGCTGAAGAGGTCAGGGATTCGAGTTTTAGAAGCCGTCTCTTACCAAAAAAATTGGTAAAGAAGGCTTTAGCCCAGTACACCTTGTAGTGGGATCCCTTCCCGGACCCTCGTTTAAACGAAGACGCATAGTGCATCAGaccgctttttttttttttttgtgtttttttatatgGTGTTTGTGAAATACATGTTATAAAATTATTCTGTGAATATAACTGTTATATGAGagtcttttaaaatttaaacaCCAATATATATCAACCCAGAAAAATTTGTCTTCCTCCTTATCTACTATTGTGATTTTTTGGAATAATTCCTTTGGAAtgaacaatataattttttcataTATGTCTCAATTCACTTCTAACCTATCATACAATCTGCTGACCTTACCTCCATCAATTGGGGATGCTCTTATTATTTGGGAACAACGAGATCATCAAGTTATTTTCAGAAATTATAATTGATTATCTAACTCTGATAGGATgagtagattttttttttttaattattttttgagaaaatagaATTAGTACTATTAAAGGCTTATATATAGGGATTAGTCGACCCAATGTGGTTCGAAGTACCGGAtggtttaacaaaaaaaaaaaaaaaaggcttatATATAGGAACGCCAttgaaacaaacaaacaaaccagGGAAAGGCTTATATATAGGAGCTGAGTTAGACATAATCCATAACGTTTAAATCAACGAAAAAGCAAGTCAATTTGGTGCCCTCTCTCTATAAGgggattttatatttagatcgTGAAACAATCGTTCTTTTTTTCGAAAAGCTTCAGCGTAAGAATAATGTGACCGATAATACAATAATACGAATTTATAGTACCTCAACTATTTagaaaaggcctaatacacaaataaccccctaaacttgtccaaatgttgcaaattcccccctcaactttcaattgtaacaacttacccctcaaacttatccaaaactttgaatcaagaaatcactaaaaaacgaataggaataacaaaaagaagaagaagttgaagaataagttgaagaattgaggatttggttatttaaatactgatttttttggatccaaagatctgattatcacattccACGAGGGTTTGCAGTTTTtttatttcacgtgtttcttcaactGCAGTCAGTGTCAGCAATTTAGGGTTCTGTTTTACAATTttacaagtttgaggggttatgttttacaattggacaaatttAAGGGATAAATCGTtataattgaaagttggagggaacagttgcaacatttaaacaagttcagagggTTAGACCTTTAGAAAATGTATTCATACTTCCTGCGTACCTTCAAAATCCGTTATATAGTCTTTGGAATATTCTTAAATCCGCATATATATTCGAGACTCTTTACAACTAAAAAAGAAAATGTCTCGGAGACATCTACTTTTTTAGTTATAAAAAGTTATTCCAGAGAAATTCTAGAATGGATTAGGTTCATCATATGGGCAAATCTTAGTGGTGGTCTAAGCAATTGAGTGAGGACACCTCACTAACTAAGGAAGTTACATATATTGTctttttcctaaattcaattattcTATTAAGATGGTTAATTACTTAATTTCATCCACTCATTAGAGTATGTTTGAAGTGCATAGATGGATTTCTCAATATTATAAATTAAAGACCAGTCTCCCACTTGTTCGGATCAATAGATTAGATTCCAACAATTGCAGTTCACCCAATGTTAGAAATTTCAAACTTAGATTGAGATTCTCACTCTTTTGCTACTCTACCTCGTGATTGATTGTGTTCTTACATATAAAGATAAGCATATTTCACTTAAAAGTGTTATTCTATGCATAAATACCTATTCCTTCTTATTTTAAAACTAGTTTTAAGGaggaattatatatatatatagaggctctagattttattttattttcggAGTAAAAAGGAGTTAGGAATTAATGAGGGCATATCATATGAAACAACCTAACCCAAAACTAAATATGAGTTCACACGGTGTGAGGCATATTCAACATATAGTGTGAACAAGTTGAAAGGAGGAGGAATTGAATGGCAATAGCGGAGCCAGAGCCGAAACCTCGGGAGCCTTGACCAtgtaagaaattattattttcacaATCACTTCATTTTCGATACCGATTAAACAAGCTAGATACCGATTTTTAtggtaattttttttcacaATCACTTCATTTTTGAGCTGATACCGATTTTTTTCCACCGGCACTTTATTTTATACCGTAAATTAGATTTcctaaattagaaatccctaatttataaattaaactctAAATTAGAATCTAAGTAAACAACGTATTAATAATCTCTAATTTAGGGATgcttaatttagaaattataaacctagaaataaaataaaaaatagaaaacttaAGTCGAAGTTAGAAGTTGAATTGAGTGAGAATAGAAAACAATTGGGCAATTGAATTTTAAAACAAAAGTATGGTGTGATTTGGAAAATTTTCCTAAATCCCAAATATTTCCTCTCCTCTTCTTTCTTGCACCTgcgaaaagaaaaaagagaggaGCTTCATGTCTTTTTTTATTCAGAGATGGAAAGGGCAAAAATTCCCTTTCCATCTCTGAAACCAAAACACACGAAGAAAAAGACCTAGCGTCTCCTTCAATCGCCATGGCTGGAGGGGCTTCAGCCATGACAGCTTTCTGGCGGAGCCAGGATTAAAACCCCCTATCAAGGGATTTTCGGCGAGGCCGGAGGGTCGGCTGACCCTCCCCACCCCCTCTAGCTCCGCCTCTGTTGAATGGCGAAGGGCCACACGGCATGTGAGCTTTCCACATGTCGTGTGGGATGTTTGCTGGTCTCTAGAACTTTTGTGGAAGGTTTCACATGTCGTGTGAACATAAGAAGGGTCGCCTTCGTAATTCCTCGGAAACTCACCCCTCACACCGAGTCAATAGAAGATGCTCGTGTTGACTGGTCAAAACCCAACCACACGGCTTGTCAGACGAACCACACACCATTTGTTAATTATTATCTTGccatttatgtttatttaatattttgtcATCTTTCATGTAAAGCCTTTTTTGCCCTTATTACTAGTTGGAATTGTAACATAATGGGAGGGTTCTTTAGCCTTTATTACCCTAGGGTTAGGTAAGTATTTGAGCCCACATTTTGTAAGAAGaaacaattttataaaatcgaacACATTTTCCTCTTTGGAAGCAAGGTTTATCAACCTTTGCGATTATTTCCTACTAGTTTTAGTTAGTGAAGTGATTGGTCTTTATTGGTTTAAGATCAAACCCTCATTATCGCCACGAATATTGTATCAATTGGTAGCAAAGTCGATCGTTTTCTAATCTGATACTtctttggcaatggttcaatcGAGGTTACTACAAGAAGCTATGGAGACACAAGATAAGAAGATTGAAGACTTGAGAACTGAAGTAAGGGCGCAACATCGGGTTCTTACCAATGAGATGGTGGAAATGAGAGCATCCATAGAGTGGTGCCAACTAGAAATGTGAACGATGATCCAACAGCCCACTGGAGGTCATCaatggagaaatgaagaaattTTGATTCCTCAACCACAACGACAACCGACATCACCGCCTTTTCCTCCACCGAGGAGGAATCCGCCACCACCAAACCCGTATCAAAGGGACCGAGGGGCTCACTAGGTAAGAAGACCAAACTTTGTTATTGCACATAATGAAGATAATGATAGTGATGGATATGATGGTGTTGGGAATGTTGGTTTTGTTGATGATAGAAATGTTGATATTGTTAGGAGAAATCCATatgttgatgttgatcatgCTAGGGGAGGTTATGCTAGAAATTTTGATAGGAATGATGTTTTCAAgttaaaaattgattttccttCGTTTGGGGGTGAattagatgttgaagggttctTGGATTGGCTATCAAAAGTGGAATGGTTCTTCAAGTATGCCGATATTCCAGATGAACGGAAGGTTTGATTAGGAGCTTACCGTTTGAAAGAGGGTGCTTCGGTATGGTGGGACCAATTGAGAGAGcaaaggagaagaagggaagggaGCCGATTCGGTCTTGGCTTCGGATAAAGGCGATCCTTCGAGAGTGGTTTCTGCTGTCGGATTATGAACAATACATTTATAGCTCATATCGAGGATGTTCACAAGGCACTAGGAGCATCCACGAATAAACTTCGGAATTCTTACGACTTTCGACATGGGCTAACTTGTTGGAACCAAAAGTCAAAAGACTTTGATGCACTTTGGAGGATTGCGGTATAATATCCAAGATATGAATGGGACACAAATGGTGATCCGGTTGCAAGATGCACGGAGTTTAACACTTAAGGTGGAATTCCAATTGAGTGCAAGGAGCCGAGATAGCTACCGTCATTCTAGGGGGAGATAGTTCATTTATGGCAAGCGATCGGTCAAAGACGATAGACAATGGGAAGAAAGTGGCAAGTTCTTGTGGGGTGAAAGCTCCAATTATGAGGAAAGCATCGGTCGGGGTTGTGAGACCATTTAAGATAGCACCACCACCTCCTAGGGGCCACAATCCTTATGCCAAACCGGTACCAATTAAATGCTTCTGATGTAATGATTTGGGTCATCAGTCTAATGAATGTTCCAAAAGGAGGAGTGTTAATATGGTTTGAACATTATGAAGACGATTATGAGGTGTTTTGTGAACCGATAAATGAAGAGGATGACAGAGAATGTGATGATGGTTATGTCGTGCATGTTGTGAGGAGATTGTTGGTCTCTAATCGAATTGAAGAGGATCAACAGCATCAATGGTTCTGAACCCGTTGCTTAGTGCAAATGGAGAGGTGCAAAGTGATTATCGATAACGGAAGTCAATAGAAAATCATAAGCAATAGTGTCGTCCGAAAGTTCGGGTTATTTGTGGAGGCGCACCCAAACCCTTATAGCGCGGGGTGGATTAATAGTATGGTCGAGTTGCGAGTAGATCAAAAGTGCAAAGTGTTGATTGCTATTAGGGACTCCAAGATTATATTTACTATGATATTGTTGACATAGATGCATGTCTTGGGGAGaccatggcaatttgatagaGATACTACTCATTTCGGAAGGAGAAACACTTATCGGTTCATGAAGGATGGAGTAAAGTATGCGCTAACCCCTATGATAAGGGAACGAAACTCGAAGAAAAAGGTGACATTGATTGTGTACCCTTGTAAACCTCAGACCCTAAAAGCCATTGGATAAGA includes:
- the LOC136226743 gene encoding sodium transporter HKT1-like; amino-acid sequence: MGTLEMEVFSNSQLIIITILMLVGGEIFLSMLGLLFALHKTVSSVSGSKKIHFPGTSLHELASFSGDSDQKPENDVEDNTTLSLGNSSDSLKFAGIKSLGYVVLGYLLVVHLIGSSSVAIYANLVPSVRKLLAQKGINLRTFSIFVTASTFANCGFIPTNENMIIFKKNSGLLWLLMLQTLLGNTLYAPSLRFLIWVLEKFTKREEFNYMLRNTSRDTGLGYSHLMSSVRCWSIAMTAFGFIALQFVVFCCLEWNSPLMDGLNAYEKIVAVMFEVVNSRHSGESVFDLSAISPAILVIFVVMMYLPSYTAYLPINDEEEVERSGREIRKNKVVQLLLFSQLSYLIIAIVLVCIVEAQKLKKDPLNFNVFNITIEVISAYGNVGFSTGYSCERQIKAESNCKDEWIGFVGKWSNLGKFILIVVMFFGKLKKFNQNGGKAWKLS